In one window of Opitutus sp. GAS368 DNA:
- a CDS encoding LLM class flavin-dependent oxidoreductase, which yields MVPFSVLDLSNIVQGGTVAGALDRSRELARHAEALGYRRFWLAEHHNMPGIASAATAVVIAHVAAGTSTIRVGSGGIMLPNHAPLVIAEQFGTLAALFPGRIDLGLGRAPGTDQPTARALRRGGSDVSDSFPRDVTELQSYFQPAVPGQVVQAVPGAGLDVPIWLLGSSLFGAQLAAVLGLPFAFASHFAPDYLEQALTLYRQGFQPSATLAQPYAMAAIGVVAADTDAAATRLFTSLQQSFVLLRRGTPGLLPPPVDRMDGRWTPTERAGVEHAFREAVVGSPATVKRGLESFLQRTGVDELMVTAAIHDHTARLRSFELVAQVRDSL from the coding sequence ATGGTTCCGTTTTCGGTCCTCGATCTCTCCAACATTGTCCAAGGCGGCACGGTCGCCGGCGCTCTCGACCGCTCGCGCGAGCTGGCCCGGCACGCCGAGGCGCTCGGCTACCGCCGCTTCTGGCTGGCGGAGCATCACAACATGCCGGGCATCGCCAGCGCGGCGACCGCCGTCGTCATCGCGCATGTCGCGGCCGGCACATCCACCATCCGCGTCGGCTCCGGCGGCATCATGCTGCCCAACCACGCGCCGCTGGTCATCGCGGAGCAATTCGGCACGCTGGCCGCGCTCTTCCCCGGCCGCATTGATCTCGGCCTCGGCCGCGCGCCCGGCACCGACCAGCCCACGGCCCGCGCCCTGCGCCGCGGCGGCAGCGACGTGTCCGACAGTTTCCCGCGCGACGTGACGGAGTTGCAGTCCTACTTTCAGCCGGCGGTGCCCGGCCAGGTCGTGCAGGCCGTGCCCGGCGCCGGGCTGGACGTGCCCATCTGGCTGCTCGGCTCCAGCCTGTTCGGCGCGCAACTCGCCGCGGTGCTCGGTCTGCCCTTCGCCTTCGCGTCGCACTTCGCCCCGGATTACCTCGAGCAGGCGCTCACCCTCTACCGCCAGGGCTTCCAGCCCTCCGCCACGCTGGCCCAGCCCTACGCCATGGCCGCGATCGGCGTCGTCGCAGCCGACACAGACGCCGCCGCGACGCGCCTTTTCACCTCGCTGCAGCAGAGCTTCGTGCTCCTCCGGCGCGGCACGCCCGGCCTGCTGCCGCCGCCGGTGGACCGCATGGACGGCCGCTGGACGCCAACGGAGCGGGCTGGCGTCGAACACGCCTTCCGCGAGGCCGTGGTCGGCTCTCCCGCCACGGTGAAACGCGGCCTGGAATCGTTCCTGCAACGGACGGGAGTGGACGAACTCATGGTGACGGCGGCGATCCACGACCACACCGCCCGCCTGCGTTCCTTCGAGCTGGTCGCGCAGGTGCGGGACAGCCTCTGA
- a CDS encoding DUF4339 domain-containing protein: MRLSNDTTIRYFAWLEEEVAGPYTLEGLESLVYLGKITPDTLVCPEGTEQWEPIRRTDFVRQLFPKLSEKTTPRAWGRPGQSDRHDLKEFSFGEVKFEKVNTADSHGRIEVNDLLQEIRQAERDSGQDLVKEDRFRISKRSRDFWIMLIGGNVILFGSALCMQNTISFVFAIAGSGLFTWGLIWSMYGVMGKY, translated from the coding sequence ATGAGGCTCAGCAACGACACGACCATCCGTTATTTCGCCTGGCTGGAGGAAGAGGTGGCCGGCCCCTACACCCTCGAGGGCCTTGAGTCGTTGGTTTACCTGGGAAAGATCACCCCCGATACGCTGGTCTGCCCCGAGGGCACGGAGCAGTGGGAGCCGATCCGCCGCACGGATTTCGTCCGCCAGCTTTTCCCCAAGCTGTCGGAAAAAACCACTCCGCGGGCCTGGGGTCGCCCGGGCCAGTCGGACCGCCACGACCTCAAAGAGTTCTCGTTCGGCGAGGTGAAATTCGAGAAAGTGAACACGGCCGATAGCCATGGCCGGATCGAGGTGAATGACCTGCTCCAGGAAATCCGCCAGGCCGAGCGCGATTCCGGCCAGGATCTGGTCAAGGAAGACCGTTTCAGGATTTCCAAGCGCAGCCGGGATTTCTGGATCATGCTGATCGGCGGGAATGTCATCCTGTTCGGCTCGGCCCTCTGCATGCAAAACACCATCAGCTTCGTCTTCGCCATCGCCGGCTCGGGACTCTTCACCTGGGGCCTCATCTGGTCGATGTATGGCGTGATGGGAAAATACTGA
- the yihA gene encoding ribosome biogenesis GTP-binding protein YihA/YsxC, translating into MKSALFAVSSPDLATCPHPVLPEFAFIGRSNVGKSSLINLLTEKKDLAKVSDLPGKTKLINFFTINGTWSLVDLPGYGYAHVAKTDRQLFNTAVRDYLGHRPTLRRTFVLIDSRHEPQEMDLKFVHWMGTHALPFALIFTKIDKQAAQHSRNTIAQFRTAMAKSTDAQPPVFASSSTTKSGRAEILAFIAQALPAHNAPKAFAVAPMMNHPHAAPLPGDGQDKHRAGSSQQRRSTPVGDDMLGDDLDE; encoded by the coding sequence ATCAAGTCCGCCCTCTTTGCCGTCAGCTCGCCCGACCTGGCCACGTGCCCGCATCCCGTGCTGCCGGAGTTTGCCTTCATCGGCCGCTCCAACGTCGGCAAGTCCTCCCTCATCAACCTGCTGACGGAGAAAAAGGACCTCGCGAAGGTCTCCGACCTGCCGGGCAAGACGAAGCTGATCAATTTCTTCACGATCAACGGCACGTGGAGCCTCGTCGACCTGCCCGGCTACGGCTACGCCCACGTGGCGAAGACCGACCGCCAGCTGTTCAACACCGCCGTGCGCGACTACCTCGGTCACCGGCCGACCCTGCGCCGCACCTTCGTGCTCATCGACTCGCGCCACGAGCCGCAGGAGATGGACCTCAAGTTTGTCCACTGGATGGGCACCCACGCCCTGCCCTTCGCGCTCATCTTTACCAAGATCGACAAGCAGGCCGCCCAGCACTCCCGCAACACCATCGCGCAGTTCCGCACCGCCATGGCGAAGTCCACCGACGCCCAGCCGCCGGTCTTCGCCAGTTCGTCGACGACGAAGAGCGGCCGCGCCGAGATCCTGGCCTTCATCGCGCAGGCCCTGCCGGCGCACAACGCCCCCAAGGCGTTCGCCGTCGCGCCGATGATGAACCACCCGCACGCGGCGCCTTTGCCTGGCGACGGCCAGGACAAACACCGGGCTGGCAGCAGCCAGCAACGGCGCTCGACGCCGGTCGGTGACGACATGCTCGGCGACGACTTGGACGAGTAA
- a CDS encoding DUF2182 domain-containing protein: protein MAEPTTLESLLRRDRWLVGLALAVVIALCWAWIVPMAVDMYGRMSGSSAWMMTDRWDFTHLVLLFAMWAVMMVGMMLPSAAPALLIYAAVVRKSPDGARAATHAYAFGGGYLLVWTVFSLAATVLQRALAKLLLLSPMMETSDRRLGGALLLVAGLFQFTPFKRACLQYCRSPAEFLTRHWRPGVAGGFRLGWLHGLYCLGCCWALMLLLFVGGVMNLWWIAGLTVFVLLEKVAPLGAQGGRLSGLPLMALGLWFLL, encoded by the coding sequence GTGGCTGAGCCGACCACGCTCGAGTCCCTCCTGCGGCGCGACCGCTGGCTCGTCGGCCTCGCGCTGGCCGTGGTGATCGCATTGTGCTGGGCGTGGATCGTGCCCATGGCGGTCGACATGTATGGCCGCATGTCCGGATCGTCCGCGTGGATGATGACCGACCGCTGGGACTTCACCCACCTGGTGCTGCTCTTCGCCATGTGGGCGGTGATGATGGTCGGCATGATGCTGCCCTCGGCCGCCCCGGCGCTGCTCATCTACGCGGCCGTGGTGCGCAAAAGCCCCGACGGCGCGCGGGCGGCGACCCACGCCTACGCCTTCGGCGGCGGCTACCTGCTGGTGTGGACGGTCTTCAGCCTCGCCGCCACGGTCCTGCAGCGGGCGCTCGCGAAACTGCTGCTGCTTTCGCCGATGATGGAGACGTCGGACCGCCGGCTCGGCGGCGCGCTGCTCCTCGTCGCCGGGCTTTTCCAATTCACGCCGTTCAAGCGGGCCTGCCTGCAATACTGCCGTTCGCCCGCGGAGTTCCTCACCCGGCACTGGCGCCCCGGGGTCGCGGGCGGGTTCCGCCTCGGGTGGCTGCACGGGCTCTACTGCCTCGGCTGCTGCTGGGCCCTGATGTTGCTGCTGTTCGTCGGCGGGGTGATGAACCTCTGGTGGATCGCCGGGCTCACCGTCTTCGTGCTGCTCGAGAAGGTGGCGCCGCTCGGCGCGCAGGGCGGCCGCCTCTCCGGCCTGCCGCTCATGGCGCTCGGGCTCTGGTTCCTGCTTTGA
- a CDS encoding DUF1326 domain-containing protein, whose amino-acid sequence MKLVEWSMQGLEFGNCNCAVGCPCQFNALPTLGHCRAHTFVQIDKGRFGDVTLDGLRWGIMGLWPGPIHLGNGTFQAIVDERADARQRAALEKVAHGKETEPGKLIWQVFSAMVTKLLPTLYKPIDLAIDLKTGSAKLKVPGVIDSSASPISNPVTGAAHRARVTLPTGFEFTDAEFVAGKAKTSGAIDLAFDNTHAHLAKIHWSTHGVVR is encoded by the coding sequence ATGAAACTCGTGGAATGGTCGATGCAAGGCCTCGAATTCGGCAACTGCAACTGCGCGGTGGGCTGCCCCTGCCAGTTTAACGCCCTCCCCACGCTCGGCCATTGCCGGGCGCACACTTTCGTCCAGATCGACAAAGGCCGCTTCGGCGACGTGACCCTCGACGGCCTGCGCTGGGGCATCATGGGTCTGTGGCCCGGCCCCATCCATCTCGGCAACGGCACCTTCCAGGCGATCGTGGACGAGCGCGCCGACGCCAGGCAGCGTGCCGCGCTCGAGAAGGTCGCCCACGGCAAGGAAACCGAGCCGGGCAAGCTCATCTGGCAGGTGTTCTCGGCCATGGTCACCAAGCTGCTGCCCACGCTCTACAAGCCCATCGACCTCGCGATTGATCTCAAGACCGGCTCGGCCAAACTCAAGGTGCCGGGGGTCATCGACAGCAGCGCCAGCCCCATCAGCAATCCCGTGACCGGGGCCGCGCACCGCGCCCGCGTCACGCTGCCGACCGGCTTCGAGTTCACCGACGCCGAGTTCGTCGCGGGCAAGGCGAAGACCTCCGGGGCCATCGACCTCGCCTTCGACAACACGCACGCGCACCTCGCCAAGATCCACTGGAGCACGCACGGCGTCGTGCGCTGA
- a CDS encoding YkgJ family cysteine cluster protein, which translates to MHDHPDLPPCAGCGRCCHLVVELRAGDVVPEEFVVEHAGVRCMDQHGDGACVALDPATRLCTIYADRPQTCRDFQRGSNLCRQILGAA; encoded by the coding sequence TTGCACGACCACCCAGACCTCCCGCCGTGCGCCGGCTGCGGCCGTTGCTGCCACCTCGTGGTGGAATTGCGCGCCGGCGATGTGGTGCCGGAGGAATTTGTAGTCGAACATGCCGGCGTGCGCTGCATGGACCAGCATGGCGACGGCGCCTGCGTGGCCCTCGATCCAGCCACGCGCCTCTGCACCATCTATGCAGACCGCCCGCAGACCTGCCGCGACTTCCAGCGCGGCAGCAATCTCTGCCGGCAGATCCTCGGTGCGGCCTGA
- a CDS encoding OsmC family protein: protein MKRTASAVWQGSLKSGKGALTAPGGALKNTEYSFGSRFESGAGTNPEELIAAAHAGCFAMALSAMLGEAGLTPDRLDVTAEVSLDNVPPAGWTVTASHLVLKAKIPGIDAGKFEEITAKAKAGCPISRLLNAKVTLTATLA from the coding sequence ATGAAACGCACCGCATCCGCTGTCTGGCAGGGTTCACTCAAGTCCGGCAAGGGCGCGCTCACCGCTCCCGGTGGCGCTTTGAAGAATACGGAATACTCGTTCGGCTCGCGCTTCGAGTCGGGCGCCGGCACCAATCCCGAGGAGCTGATCGCCGCGGCGCACGCGGGCTGCTTCGCGATGGCGCTCTCCGCCATGCTCGGCGAGGCGGGCCTCACGCCCGACCGGCTTGATGTCACCGCCGAGGTCAGCCTGGACAATGTCCCGCCCGCCGGCTGGACCGTCACGGCCTCGCACCTCGTGCTGAAGGCGAAGATCCCCGGGATCGACGCGGGCAAGTTCGAGGAGATCACCGCGAAGGCCAAGGCCGGCTGCCCCATCTCGCGGCTGCTCAACGCGAAGGTCACGCTCACGGCGACGCTGGCCTGA